A stretch of Pyrenophora tritici-repentis strain M4 chromosome 7, whole genome shotgun sequence DNA encodes these proteins:
- a CDS encoding Dimer-Tnp-hAT multi-domain protein, with amino-acid sequence MPSIPAKRKPEAAEEADTPFKRAQRTRKPTLKALLGDGSQPTQPIELPESTPDPPTEPPTQVIEPPTRAIEPPCKPVQQPEERPRRASPLPILAASQASRLTDEPAWESQLMFDKPEDSIVQPLAFSSAATEASVEEDSAVSVDFRDFEGVDWSRLKGFVAPLSTPRGKASWIFQHGWRVWKEGTHHPDELYFVCKYCHIHKLPNGVHRVTKSTTAANGHLQLDKPGHRLSKDGPILSKPLRKHGQQSLRQAALSGVKFSLEAYKTIGNFDVQEFRQAAALWLVDNNRPLREFETPAFRKMIRLANPEAEAALWRSHNSVSAFVMRLYSWLRPQVVRALAEAESKVHISFDGWTTKGGKRGFFSVVAHYANSKGAIVDLPIALPQLVGAHTGEAIADAVTKILQSFSINRSKLGYFVLDNAYNNDTAVNKLAAMYHFSASDRRLRCACHILNLVGQTIMFGRDADAYNNALENTKMEDFYMKEWRKEGPLGVYLDIINYINTPKQWSIFEDCQREAVNSMPTGASGGTREPIKPCVTRWNSYYDCFKRGVQLQQAINAYATYHIRETEQADEQAAIRGNKLPDVPRWMRSDGLTAADWAVITEYMAILQPLKFATDRLQGRGKCGRFGALYEVIPVFESVITELDARLRPYESVNHEPSEAPEDHIPINLRAARRKASNYFTKILQSPIYYAATALHPRYKTYSKRFWRDKPTQLSTAHAKFLRVWAAYKPAAAATTPTPAPKPTMSSFDDAIDAILDEDGEHTLEVEDEYDSWLKEPMWTSDQHKEGPTAVQYWLSLKPKYPHLSRLAIDVLTIPASSSDCERVFAGTGDIIEPQRRKIGAQLLAALVCLQRWTRAGFTTPSTTTAAKHTDEELTEEFAIGTWEEPPAELS; translated from the coding sequence atgccctctataccagcaaaacgcaagcccgaggctgccgaagaagctgatactcccttcaagcgagcacaacgtacgcgcaaacctacgctcaaagcgctgttgggtgacggcagccagccaacccagccgatagagctgccagaaagtacgccggatccgcctacagagccgcctacacaagttatcgagccgcccacacgggctattgaaccgccatgtaagcctgtacaacaacccgaggagcgccctcggcgggcatcaccactgcctattttggctgcctcacaagcctctcggctcactgatgagccagcctgggagtcgcagttaatgtttgataagccagaggactctattgtacagcctttagctttctctagcgctgccactgaggcttcggtggaggaggatagcgctgtgagcgtcgattttcgcgactttgagggcgtcgattggtcgcgattaaaggggtttgtcgcgccgctgagcactccacgaggcaaggcaagctggatttttcaacacggctggcgtgtctggaaggagggtactcaccacccagatgagttgtactttgtgtgcaagtactgtcatattcataagctacctaatggtgtacaccgagtaacgaagtcaaccactgccgccaacgggcacctccagcttgataaacctggtcatcggctcagcaaagatggtccaatcctaagcaaacctctccgcaaacatggacaacaatcacttcgtcaggcagctctaagcggtgtcaaatttagtctagaggcgtacaagactataggaaacttcgacgtacaagaatttcggcaggcagctgcgctctggctggtcgacaacaacagaccactccgcgagtttgagacgccggcttttcgcaagatgatcaggcttgctaatcctgaggcagaggcggcgttatggaggtctcataacagcgtgtcagcgttcgtgatgaggttgtacagttggctacggcctcaggtggtgcgcgcgttggctgaagccgagagcaaggtacatataagcttcgatgggtggacgacaaaaggcggcaaacgtggcttcttttctgtagttgctcactacgccaacagtaagggcgcgatagttgacctacccatcgcgctgccgcagctggtgggtgcccacactggtgaggcgatagctgacgctgtaaccaaaatcctgcaatccttcagcattaatcgcagcaaactcggctactttgtgctcgataacgcttacaataacgacaccgctgttaacaaactcgccgcgatgtaccacttttctgcctccgatcgccgcctccgctgcgcttgccacatacttaaccttgttggccaaacgattatgttcgggagggatgctgacgcgtataacaacgccctggagaacacaaagatggaggatttttacatgaaggagtggcggaaagaaggaccgcttggcgtgtatcttgatattatcaactacatcaacacgccgaagcagtggagtatttttgaagattgccaacgcgaggcagttaacagcatgcccacaggcgccagcggcggcactcgcgagccaattaagccgtgtgttacacgttggaacagctattacgactgctttaagcgcggagttcagctccaacaagctatcaacgcatacgccacgtaccacattcgcgagactgaacaggctgacgaacaggcagctattagaggaaacaagctgcctgatgtgccgcggtggatgaggtcagacggccttacggcggctgactgggcggtgattactgagtacatggcgatactgcagccgctcaagtttgctacagatcgcctccaaggccgcggcaagtgtggccgttttggcgcactctacgaggtcatcccagtatttgagagtgtgataactgagctggatgcacgccttcggccatacgaatcggtcaaccacgagccatctgaggcgcccgaagatcacatcccgatcaacctgcgagccgcgaggcgaaaagcgagcaattactttactaagatcctccaaagtcccatttactacgcagctacggcactacatccacgatataaaacatactctaagcgcttctggcgcgacaaacctacacaattgagcaccgcgcacgcgaagtttctgcgggtttgggctgcctacaagcctgccgctgctgccacaacaccaacccctgcgccaaaacctaccatgagcagctttgacgacgctatcgacgctatactagatgaggacggcgagcatacattggaggtggaggatgagtacgatagctggttaaaagagcctatgtggacgtctgatcaacacaaggagggtccaacagctgtacagtactggttatcgttgaagccgaagtatccacatctttcacgattggcgatcgacgtgttgactatacccgcctccagctctgattgtgagcgcgtttttgcgggaactggcgatataattgagccacaaaggcggaaaattggcgcgcagttactggctgctttggtgtgcttgcaacggtggactcgtgcaggttttacaacaccaagcacgacaacagcagcaaagcatactgatgaggagctcacggaagagtttgcgataggaacgtgggaagagccgcctgcagaattgtcatag
- a CDS encoding Ptpl, Protein tyrosine phosphatase protein (contains Pro instead catalytic Arg) — MLYLTAYNTLFASLWVSVFIRAVHQARHGKIALFATTEPQARWIQTASLIEVLHAAFGIIKSPVSTTALQVVTRVIQVWMVWYSFPQTTATSHAYLALLLAWSVADTIRYLYLAFNMHGKAPRGLVWLRYTMFYPLYPIGIGAEWWLLYRTIAPGSQISPMIPPIFYFCLMLYVPGSYVMYTYMIKQRRKTLGAMHKAQ, encoded by the exons ATGCTCTACCTCACAGCCTATAACACACTTTTCGCATCCCTGTGGGTATCGGTTTTCATCCGAGCAGTTCACCAGGCTCGCCATGGCAAGATCGCTCTCTTCGCTACAACTGAACCTCAGGCGCGATGGATCCAGACAGCGTCCTTGATCGAGGTGCTGCATGCTGCCTTCG GTATTATCAAGTCTCCAGTCAGCACAACGGCGCTACAAGTGGTCACGCGCGTCATCCAGGTGTGGATGGTGTGGTACAGCTTTCCCCAAACCACGGCGACTTCGCACGCTTACCTTGCGCTCCTGCTTGCTTGGTCGGTAGCTGATACCATTCGGTATCTCTATCTTGCGTTCAACATGCACGGAAAAGCTCCAAGGGGGCTGGTATGGCTTCG ATATACCATGTTCTATCCTCTCTACCCTATTGGGATCGGAGCGGAGTGGTGGCTACTCTACCGAACCATCGCTCCTGGATCCCAAATCAGTCCGATGATTCCGCCCATCTTCTATTTTTGCTTGATGCTCTATGTCCCCG GCTCCTACGTCATGTATACATACATGATtaagcaaagaaggaagacGCTCGGAGCTATGCACAAGGCACAATGA